In Osmerus mordax isolate fOsmMor3 chromosome 23, fOsmMor3.pri, whole genome shotgun sequence, one DNA window encodes the following:
- the LOC136967867 gene encoding placenta-specific gene 8 protein-like has translation MDREALLLPSPQLQVVREQPGSQAQEGHWSTGLCECHQDLGDSCFALCCLPVYTCKVAWSVGACPCLPLLDCISCVPAASLAMRASVRERYGIQGGVWSDCFYGCCCYPLSWCQISRELKRRAAVYANSPPSSSSSARYIALTSLQGAHLI, from the exons ATGGACAGAGAggctctgctcctcccctctccccagctccaGGTGGTGAGGGAACAGCCAGGGAGCCAGGCCCAGGAAGGCCACTGGAGCACCGGCCTCTGTGAATGCCACCAGGACCTGGGAGACA GCTGTTTCGCGCTGTGCTGCCTGCCTGTGTACACCTGCAAGGTGGCCTGGTCAGTGGGGGCgtgtccctgcctgcctctgctgGACTGCATCAGCTGTGTACCCGCTGCCTCTCTGGCCATGAGGGCTTCTGTCCGGGAGCGGTACGGCATCCAG GGGGGAGTGTGGAGTGACTGTTTCTACGGTTGCTGTTGCTACCCACTCTCCTGGTGCCAGATCTCCCGTGAGCTCAAAAGACGAGCAGCAGTCTATGctaactcccccccctcctcctcctcctcggcccgATACATCGCTCTCACCTCCCTGCAGGGGGCGCACTTGATTTAG
- the LOC136967443 gene encoding cornifelin homolog A-like, with the protein MTTKMVIQQPQAFAMATTSNQWSSGICDCTKDMKSCCLAFWCLPCFTCITAKEGGECLCLPLINCLGLIPPATMSLRASLRYRYGIKGTLCNDCVFSFFCGPCAWCQMSKEMKTRVQPIALTSLHGVHLI; encoded by the exons ATGACTACAAAGATGGTCATTCAACAGCCCCAGGCATTCGCCATGGCAACGACATCCAATCAATGGAGCTCAGGCATCTGTGACTGCACTAAAGACATGAAATCTT GCTGTTTGGCGTTTTGGTGCTTGCCTTGCTTTACATGTATCACAgcgaaggaaggaggagagtgtctgtgtctgccgcTGATTAACTGCTTAGGTCTTATCCCCCCCGCCACCATGTCCCTGAGAGCTTCTCTACGCTACCGCTACGGCATCAAG gGCACCCTATGTAATGACTGTGTGTTCTCCTTCTTCTGTGGGCCCTGTGCCTGGTGTCAAATGTCTAAGGAGATGAAGACCAGAGTGCAACCCATCGCTCTCACCTCCCTGCAtggggtgcacttgatttag
- the LOC136967444 gene encoding cornifelin homolog B-like gives MSKMVIQQPQAFAMATTSNQWSSGICDCTKEMKSCCFAFWCFPCFACITAKEAGECLCLPLLDWFGCIPPATMSLRASLRQRYGIEGTLCNDCVMSLFCGPCSWCQMAREMKTRVQPITLINTRPH, from the exons ATGAGTAAGATGGTCATTCAACAACCCCAGGCATTCGCCATGGCAACGACATCCAACCAATGGAGCTCAGGCATCTGTGACTGCACTAAAGAAATGAAATCTT GTTGTTTTGCATTCTGGTGCTTCCCTTGCTTTGCATGTATCACAGCAAAGGAAGCAggagagtgtctgtgtctgccgcTGCTTGACTGGTTCGGATGCATCCCCCCCGCCACCATGTCCCTGAGAGCTTCTCTACGCCAGCGCTACGGCATCGAG ggcACCCTATGTAATGACTGTGTGATGTCCCTCTTCTGTGGGCCCTGTTCCTGGTGTCAAATGGCTCGAGAGATGAAGACCAGAGTGCAACCCATCACCCTCATCAATACACGGCCTCATTAA
- the chrnb1l gene encoding cholinergic receptor, nicotinic, beta 1 (muscle) like — MKIGGRMDSLLVLVLGCLFLTLTAASESERKLHQKLFENYNLKVRPARSWEEKVMVRVGMTLSQLVSLNEKNEEMTTNVFMNLAWTDYRLSWDPKNYDNIDVLRIPPNKVWRPDIYLINNNDGQFDVALYVNVLVYSDGTINWLPPAIYRSSCSIEVAYFPFDWQNCTMVFRSYTYDASEVDLQYFLDDNGKEIQEIVIDENAFTENGEWAICHKPSRKNVREDLYEDITFYLIIERKPLFYIVNIIVPCILTMVLAIFVFYLPPGAGEKMTLSISVLIALTVFMLLLADKVPETSLAIPIIVNYVMFTMILVTCSVILSVVVLNLHHRSSSTHIMPHWVRKIFIHFLPKYLGMQRPETEERPVEEEEPSNDTPLQSIGGRRLAGEYLFRKINPELVLPWRGRSDSTVQLQKFFDSDNYCLVLPPDLKSAIAAVTYMAEQLRKQDTDDSMTGDWQYIALVLDRLFFWLFVIITTLGTLAMFLDASFNYTPDQPFP; from the exons atgaagattgGAGGAAGGATGGATAGTCTCCTCGTGCTTGTGTTGGGCtgcctctttctcacactcactg cTGCGTCAGAGAGCGAGCGGAAGCTCCACCAGAAGCTGTTTGAGAACTACAACCTGAAGGTGCGCCCGGCCCGGTCCTGGGAGGAGAAGGTCATGGTGAGAGTGGGGATGACCCTCTCCCAGCTCGTCAGCCtg AACGAGAAGAATGAAGAGATGACAACCAACGTGTTCATGAATCTG GCATGGACAGACTACAGGTTGTCATGGGACCCTAAGAACTACGATAACATCGACGTTCTCAGGATCCCACCCAACAAGGTGTGGCGTCCAGACATCTACCTCATCAACAA TAACGATGGCCAGTTTGACGTGGCCCTGTATGTCAATGTTCTGGTGTACAGTGACGGAACCATCAACTGGCTTCCCCCAGCCATCTACCGTAGTAGCTGCTCTATCGAG GTGGCGTATTTTCCTTTTGACTGGCAGAACTGCACCATGGTGTTCCGCTCTTACACCTACGACGCCTCAGAGGTGGACCTGCAGTACTTCCTGGATGACAACGGCAAAGAAATCCAAGAGATCGTTATCGACGAAAACGCCTTCACTG AGAATGGTGAGTGGGCCATCTGCCACAAGCCCAGCCGGAAGAACGTGCGGGAGGACCTGTACGAGGACATCACCTTCTACCTGATCATCGAGAGGAAGCCTCTCTTCTACATCGTCAACATCATCGTGCCCTGCATCCTCACCATGGTGCTGGCCATCTTCGTCTTCTACCTGCCACCTGGAGCAG GTGAGAAGAtgaccctctccatctctgtcctcaTCGCCCTCACTGTCTTCATGCTGCTGCTGGCAGACAAGGTCCCCGAGACCTCCCTGGCCATCCCCATCATCGTCAACTACGTCATGTTCACCATGATCCTGGTCACCTGCTCCGTCATCCTCAGCGTGGTGGTCCTCAACCTGCACCACCGCTCCTCCAGCACCCACATCATGCCCCACTGGGTCCGCAAG ATCTTTATCCACTTCCTGCCGAAGTACCTGGGCATGCAGCGGCCGGAGACGGAGGAACGtccggtggaggaggaggagcctagCAACGACACACCGCTGCAGAGTATTGGCGGCCGCAGGCTGGCCGGGGAGTACCTCTTCAGGAAGATCAACCCTGAGCTGGTCCTACCCTGGAGAGGCAG gagTGACAGTACAGTGCAGTTACAGAAGTTCTTTGACAGTGACAACTACTGCCTGGTACTCCCCCCGGACCTCAAGTCAGCCATTGCTGCTGTCACATACATGGCTGAGCAACTCAGGAAGCAGGACACAGACGACTCA atGACAGGAGACTGGCAGTACATAGCCTTAGTGCTGGACAGACTGTTTTTCTGGCTGTTTGTGATTATCACCACCCTGGGTACCCTGGCCATGTTCCTGGACGCCAGCTTCAACTACACCCCTGACCAACCCTTTCCctga
- the cldn7a gene encoding claudin-7-A → MASTGIQLLGFALSLIGVIGLIVGTMLPQWKMSAYIGDNIITAVALYQGLWMSCASHSTGQLQCKVYDSILQLDSALQATRALMIVGIIVSVAGLGVACMGMKCTTCGAGDKVRKSRVAMTGGIILLVGALCAVVACSWFAHNVIRAFYNPYTPVNTKFEFGAAIFIAWGGSLLDVLGGAMLASSCPRRKQVSKYPPMSSPRAPSSTKEYV, encoded by the exons ATGGCAAGCACCGGGATTCAGCTTTTAGGATTTGCCCTTTCACTCATCGGTGTCATCGGGCTCATTGTCGGAACCATGCTTCCTCAGTGGAAGATGTCTGCGTATATCGGAGACAACATCATCACGGCGGTAGCGTTGTATCAGGGACTATGGATGTCGTGTGCTTCTCACAGCACCGGACAACTCCAATGTAAAGTCTACGACTCGATTCTGCAGCTTGATA GTGCCCTCCAGGCCACCCGCGCCCTCATGATCGTGGGCATCATCGTCTCCGTCGCCGGCCTGGGCGTGGCGTGCATGGGCATGAAGTGCACCACCTGCGGCGCGGGCGACAAAGTCCGCAAGTCTCGCGTCGCCATGACTGGTGGCATCATACTGCTGGTGGGAG CTCTGTGTGCCGTCGTAGCCTGCTCCTGGTTCGCCCACAACGTCATCCGCGCCTTCTATAACCCCTACACGCCTGTCAACACCAA GTTCGAGTTTGGAGCGGCCATCTTCATCGCCTGGGGCGGCTCCCTTCTGGATGTGCTCGGGGGGGCCATGCTGGCCTCTTCGTGTCCCAGGAGGAAGCAGGTGTCCAAGTACCCACCCATGAGCTCCCCCCGTGCCCCCAGCAGCACCAAGGAGTATGTGTGA
- the LOC136967442 gene encoding placenta-specific gene 8 protein-like, which translates to MATSVIINNQPPQLPPPAIIAVQTNQWSTGICGCFDDLQVCCFAYWCFPCFACTTASEFGECFCLPLLDVGCGGMQMLGLPSCTPPVSMSMRVAVRNRYGIQGDMTDDCVYATFCNVCSWCQMAREIKRRSQPFTFINAQPTVLAQTQAQAQAMMVAASPQTGVISSQPHISPASPQALMTTRFM; encoded by the exons ATGGCAACCAGTGTCATCATAAACAAccagcccccccagctcccACCCCCGGCTATTATAGCAGTCCAGACCAACCAGTGGAGTACAGGCATCTGTGGATGCTTTGATGATCTGCAAGTCT GCTGCTTTGCTTACTGGTGCTTCCCGTGTTTCGCCTGCACCACTGCCTCTGAGTTCGGAGAGTGTTTCTGTCTGCCCCTGCTGGACGTGGGGTGCGGCGGCATGCAGATGCTGGGGCTGCCCAGCTGCACTCCGCCCGTCTCCATGTCCATGAGGGTGGCGGTGCGTAACCGCTACGGCATCCAG GGGGACATGACAGACGACTGCGTCTACGCCACCTTCTGTAACGTGTGCTCCTGGTGTCAGATGgccagggagataaagagacgCAGCCAGCCGTTCACCTTCATCAATGCCCAGCCCACAGTGTTGGCCCAGACccaagcccaggcccaggccatgATGGTGGCAGCCTCTCCCCAGACAGGGGTCAtctccagccagcctcacaTCTCCCCCGCCAGCCCCCAGGCCCTCATGACCACCAGGTTCATGTAA